One Nocardioides luti DNA window includes the following coding sequences:
- a CDS encoding SDR family oxidoreductase, whose protein sequence is MRTYVVTGAASGIGAATTALLRSSGHRVVTVDQRDADVVADLSTSSGRQAAVDAVAGLTDVVHGLVPCAGIAGLTGVDPELVVSVNYFGAVALAEGLRPLLAAGGAEGAAVVLIASNSITAQPGWRLPVADACLAGDEAAARAAARGVEAVHVYPATKAALAWWVRREGVLPHWIGAGIRLNAVAPGLIATPMTDRLREDPELGVFADAYPTAIGRPGRPDEVAAAIGFLLSEAASLVVGSVLFVDGGTDAMMHPREPHGM, encoded by the coding sequence ATGAGGACGTACGTCGTCACCGGCGCCGCCTCCGGCATCGGGGCCGCGACCACCGCGCTGCTGCGGTCCTCCGGGCACCGGGTGGTCACCGTCGACCAGCGCGACGCCGACGTGGTGGCCGACCTGTCGACGTCGTCGGGACGCCAGGCCGCGGTCGACGCCGTGGCGGGCCTGACCGACGTCGTCCACGGGCTGGTGCCCTGCGCCGGGATCGCCGGGCTGACCGGGGTGGACCCGGAGCTCGTGGTGTCGGTGAACTACTTCGGCGCCGTCGCGCTCGCCGAGGGGCTACGGCCGCTGCTGGCGGCCGGGGGTGCCGAGGGTGCCGCCGTCGTGCTCATCGCCTCGAACTCGATCACCGCGCAGCCCGGCTGGCGCCTGCCGGTCGCTGACGCGTGCCTGGCTGGTGACGAGGCGGCGGCGCGGGCGGCGGCACGCGGTGTCGAGGCGGTGCACGTCTATCCCGCCACCAAGGCCGCGCTGGCCTGGTGGGTGCGGCGCGAGGGCGTCCTCCCCCACTGGATCGGTGCCGGCATCCGCCTCAACGCGGTCGCGCCCGGGCTGATCGCGACACCCATGACCGACCGGCTGCGCGAGGACCCGGAGCTGGGGGTGTTCGCCGACGCGTACCCCACCGCGATCGGCCGCCCCGGCCGCCCCGACGAGGTCGCCGCCGCCATCGGCTTCCTGCTCTCCGAGGCCGCGAGCCTCGTCGTCGGCTCCGTCCTGTTCGTCGACGGCGGCACCGACGCGATGATGCACCCGCGCGAGCCGCACGGGATGTAG
- a CDS encoding carboxyl transferase domain-containing protein translates to MTRLNAAELIALVLDEGSWSSWDVPPVRGEVSEAYAAELAAAAEKSGVDESVLSGEGLMHGRRVAVVVGEFGFLAGSIGRASADRLVAAIQRATREGLPLLAAPISGGTRMQEGTPAFVQMVRISEAVMAHKTAGLPYLVYLRHPTTGGVMASWGSLGHVTVAEPGALVGFLGPRVYSALYGKEFPEGVQTSENLYARGIIDAVLPPEEIAGILDRALTILLAPRHGIEPVPAPIPLTPLPDVDTWDAVTRSRRPDRPGVRRLLKYAATDVVPLNGTGQGEHDPGLLIALVRFGQAPCVFLGQDRRGQTADHPMGPEALREARRGMRLASELGLPLVTVIDTQGAALSPDAENGGLAGEIARCLADLVTLDAPTLCLMLGEGNGGGALALLPADRVVAAQHAWLSPLPPEGASAIVHRDLDHAPEMARAQRVRALDLHALGIVDRIVAEKPDAADEPEAFCQRVGAVLEHELAALLDSGPRSPADRAARYA, encoded by the coding sequence ATGACGCGCCTCAACGCCGCCGAGCTGATCGCCCTCGTCCTCGATGAGGGGTCCTGGTCGTCGTGGGACGTGCCGCCGGTGCGGGGCGAGGTCTCCGAGGCGTACGCCGCCGAGCTGGCCGCGGCCGCGGAGAAGAGCGGCGTCGACGAGTCGGTCCTGAGCGGCGAGGGCCTGATGCACGGGCGCCGGGTCGCCGTCGTGGTCGGTGAGTTCGGCTTCCTCGCCGGATCCATCGGCCGCGCGTCCGCCGACCGGCTGGTCGCCGCGATCCAGCGCGCCACCCGGGAGGGCCTCCCGCTGCTGGCCGCCCCGATCAGCGGCGGCACCCGGATGCAGGAGGGCACGCCCGCGTTCGTGCAGATGGTGCGGATCTCGGAGGCGGTGATGGCGCACAAGACGGCCGGGCTGCCGTACCTCGTCTACCTCCGCCACCCCACCACCGGCGGCGTGATGGCGTCGTGGGGCTCGCTCGGCCACGTGACCGTCGCCGAGCCGGGCGCGCTGGTCGGCTTCCTGGGGCCGCGGGTCTACTCGGCGCTGTACGGCAAGGAGTTCCCCGAGGGCGTCCAGACGTCGGAGAACCTCTACGCCCGCGGCATCATCGACGCGGTCCTGCCGCCCGAGGAGATCGCGGGGATCCTGGACCGGGCGCTGACGATCCTGCTCGCACCGCGGCACGGCATCGAGCCCGTCCCGGCACCGATCCCGCTGACGCCGCTCCCCGACGTCGACACCTGGGACGCCGTGACGCGCTCGCGGCGCCCGGACCGCCCCGGCGTACGCCGGCTGCTGAAGTACGCCGCCACCGACGTCGTCCCCCTCAACGGCACCGGCCAGGGCGAGCACGACCCCGGGCTGCTGATCGCGCTGGTGCGCTTCGGCCAGGCGCCGTGCGTGTTCCTCGGCCAGGACCGGCGCGGCCAGACCGCCGACCACCCGATGGGGCCCGAGGCGCTGCGCGAGGCCCGGCGCGGGATGCGGCTGGCCTCCGAGCTCGGACTGCCGCTGGTCACCGTCATCGACACCCAGGGCGCCGCTCTCTCCCCCGACGCCGAGAACGGCGGGCTCGCCGGCGAGATCGCCCGCTGCCTGGCCGACCTGGTCACCCTCGACGCGCCGACGCTGTGCCTGATGCTCGGCGAGGGGAACGGCGGGGGCGCGCTCGCCCTGCTGCCCGCCGACCGCGTCGTCGCCGCCCAGCACGCCTGGCTCTCGCCGCTGCCGCCCGAGGGGGCCAGCGCGATCGTGCACCGCGACCTCGACCACGCCCCCGAGATGGCCCGCGCCCAGCGGGTCCGCGCGCTCGACCTGCACGCGCTCGGCATCGTGGACCGGATCGTCGCCGAGAAGCCGGACGCCGCCGACGAGCCCGAGGCCTTCTGCCAGCGGGTCGGCGCCGTCCTCGAGCACGAGCTGGCCGCGCTGCTGGACTCCGGGCCGCGGTCGCCCGCCGACCGCGCGGCGCGGTACGCCTGA
- a CDS encoding nitroreductase family protein: MTTETLPALTPLLRERRSIRTYDDTHVLADADLRLLLEAARWSASAGNSQPWAFLVGRRGDAAHRGFVELLSRGNTSWAPRASALLFSLHQVATGPEEDALTYSDYAAYDLGQSVAQLGVQAAALGLSIHQFAGFDHDALAAAAGVPPHWRVTTGIAVGLALPDGPEADALLRERDHRPRVRKPLAEVAYGGTFGAALEL, encoded by the coding sequence GTGACCACCGAGACCCTGCCTGCCCTGACGCCGCTGCTGCGGGAGCGCCGCAGCATCCGGACGTACGACGACACGCACGTGCTCGCCGACGCCGACCTCCGGCTGCTGCTCGAGGCGGCGCGCTGGTCGGCCTCCGCCGGCAACTCGCAGCCGTGGGCCTTCCTCGTGGGGCGGCGCGGCGACGCGGCGCACCGGGGGTTCGTGGAGCTGCTGTCGCGGGGCAACACGTCGTGGGCGCCGCGGGCCAGCGCGCTCCTCTTCTCGCTGCACCAGGTGGCGACCGGGCCGGAGGAGGACGCGCTGACCTACTCCGACTACGCGGCCTACGACCTCGGGCAGTCGGTCGCGCAGCTGGGCGTCCAGGCGGCCGCGCTCGGGCTCTCGATCCACCAGTTCGCCGGCTTCGACCACGACGCCCTCGCGGCCGCGGCCGGCGTCCCGCCGCACTGGAGGGTCACCACCGGCATCGCCGTCGGGCTCGCCCTGCCCGACGGGCCCGAGGCCGACGCGCTCCTCCGCGAGCGGGACCACCGCCCGCGGGTGCGCAAGCCGCTCGCCGAGGTGGCGTACGGCGGCACGTTCGGTGCCGCGCTGGAGCTCTGA
- a CDS encoding NAD-dependent epimerase/dehydratase family protein, with the protein MRLLVLGGTVFLSRATAEEAVRRGHEVVCACRGESGSVPDGVRHVAWDRSGPVPAELAAEEFDAVVDVARHPSWVRAAVAAWPSAHWAFVSTINVYADDATPRGGPENLPLHEPVTEDRDLREDPEAYGPMKVACEQAVLDGAPSAIVVRPGLIVGPGDPTGRFTYWPARLADTATHPEVLVPGDANDQVQVIDVRDLATWLVGACERRTTGTFDGTARPMSRAAFTDAVAAAARDLELLDPTAVTFTAVPQDFLLEHDVEPWMGPRSVPVWLPLPEYLGLMAHDVTASYDAGLVTRPLSETAADTIRWLQETPDAVVSGWSREDEAAVLAAWRERG; encoded by the coding sequence ATGAGACTCCTGGTTCTGGGCGGCACGGTGTTCCTCTCGCGCGCGACGGCGGAGGAGGCCGTACGACGCGGGCACGAGGTCGTCTGCGCGTGCCGGGGCGAGTCCGGGTCGGTGCCCGACGGCGTGCGGCACGTGGCGTGGGACCGGAGCGGCCCCGTGCCCGCGGAGCTGGCCGCCGAGGAGTTCGACGCGGTCGTCGACGTGGCCCGGCACCCCTCGTGGGTCCGCGCGGCCGTGGCGGCCTGGCCGTCGGCGCACTGGGCCTTCGTCTCGACGATCAACGTGTACGCCGACGACGCGACGCCCCGCGGCGGCCCGGAGAACCTGCCGCTGCACGAGCCCGTCACCGAGGACCGCGACCTGCGCGAGGACCCCGAGGCCTACGGCCCGATGAAGGTCGCCTGCGAGCAGGCCGTCCTGGACGGCGCCCCGTCCGCGATCGTCGTGCGGCCCGGGCTGATCGTGGGCCCGGGCGACCCGACCGGCCGCTTCACCTACTGGCCGGCCCGGCTCGCCGACACCGCCACGCACCCCGAGGTGCTGGTCCCGGGCGACGCCAACGACCAGGTCCAGGTGATCGACGTGCGGGACCTCGCGACCTGGCTGGTCGGCGCCTGCGAGCGGCGTACGACCGGCACCTTCGACGGCACCGCCCGCCCGATGAGCCGGGCCGCGTTCACCGACGCGGTCGCGGCGGCGGCCCGCGACCTGGAGCTGCTCGACCCGACCGCGGTCACCTTCACCGCCGTGCCGCAGGACTTCCTGCTCGAGCACGACGTCGAGCCGTGGATGGGACCGCGCTCGGTGCCGGTGTGGCTGCCGCTGCCGGAGTACCTCGGCCTGATGGCCCACGACGTCACCGCGTCGTACGACGCCGGCCTGGTCACCCGCCCGCTCTCCGAGACCGCGGCCGACACGATCCGGTGGCTGCAGGAGACCCCCGACGCCGTCGTGTCCGGGTGGTCGCGCGAGGACGAGGCGGCCGTGCTGGCCGCGTGGCGCGAGCGGGGCTGA
- a CDS encoding M1 family aminopeptidase, which produces MRLRPTAAGLVVAALLLGGCTSDGNDDPSADPSSAPAGNDATAAGTVVPAGGTPTPEADDPRLDAAVSDTTEDRVYPRVGDPGVDALSYDLDLAWTPRTHLLTAVETVVVRATADADHLQLDLAKPLEVSAVTVDGEDATYDHPGKDLVIHTDVGADERYVLEISYAGVPRPVAAPTTRSDFSTTGWTVDSDDGVWTMQEPFGAYSWYAVNDQPGDKAFYSFTIAAPSPMVGVANGELTSRTTERGTTVTRWELDRPAASYLVTIAIGDYDRTKDRSGNGVPLSYWTPRSAPFTVKGLRQTADALDWVEGKLGPYPFDSLGILLVDSRSGMETQTMITLGTTDYTTSPEVIVHEIVHQWYGDEVTPADWRDVWMNEGMAMYLQGVYQAETSGQTVDELMDYWATFEPRMRRESGPPHDYDPATFGEGNIYYGPALMWHELRQRIGDAEFWRLVREWPTVHQYANADYDDITGWWSEQTGLDLTSFFDAWLNGATTPKRS; this is translated from the coding sequence GTGAGGCTGCGCCCCACCGCTGCCGGGCTGGTCGTCGCGGCGCTGCTGCTCGGCGGCTGCACCTCGGACGGGAACGACGACCCCTCGGCCGACCCGTCGAGCGCCCCGGCCGGGAACGACGCGACGGCCGCGGGGACGGTGGTCCCCGCCGGCGGCACCCCGACGCCCGAGGCCGACGACCCGCGGCTCGACGCCGCCGTCAGCGACACGACCGAGGACCGGGTCTACCCCCGGGTCGGCGACCCCGGCGTGGACGCGCTGTCCTACGACCTCGACCTCGCCTGGACCCCGAGGACGCACCTGCTCACCGCCGTCGAGACCGTGGTCGTGCGGGCCACGGCGGACGCCGACCACCTGCAGCTGGACCTCGCCAAGCCGCTGGAGGTCTCGGCCGTGACCGTCGACGGCGAGGACGCGACGTACGACCACCCCGGCAAGGACCTCGTCATCCACACCGACGTCGGCGCCGACGAGCGCTACGTCCTCGAGATCTCCTACGCCGGCGTCCCGCGTCCGGTCGCCGCGCCCACGACCCGCTCCGACTTCAGCACCACCGGCTGGACGGTCGACAGCGACGACGGCGTCTGGACGATGCAGGAGCCGTTCGGCGCCTACAGCTGGTACGCCGTCAACGACCAGCCCGGCGACAAGGCGTTCTACTCCTTCACGATCGCGGCGCCGTCGCCGATGGTCGGCGTCGCCAACGGCGAGCTGACCTCCCGCACCACCGAGCGCGGCACCACGGTCACCCGCTGGGAGCTGGACCGGCCGGCGGCGTCGTACCTCGTCACGATCGCGATCGGCGACTACGACCGGACCAAGGACCGGTCCGGGAACGGCGTCCCGCTGTCGTACTGGACCCCGCGCAGCGCGCCGTTCACCGTCAAGGGCCTGCGCCAGACCGCGGACGCGCTGGACTGGGTCGAGGGCAAGCTCGGGCCCTACCCCTTCGACTCGCTCGGCATCCTGCTCGTCGACTCGCGCAGCGGCATGGAGACGCAGACGATGATCACGCTCGGGACGACCGACTACACCACGTCGCCCGAGGTGATCGTCCACGAGATCGTGCACCAGTGGTACGGCGACGAGGTCACCCCCGCGGACTGGCGCGACGTGTGGATGAACGAGGGCATGGCGATGTACCTCCAGGGCGTCTACCAGGCCGAGACCTCCGGCCAGACGGTCGACGAGCTCATGGACTACTGGGCGACCTTCGAGCCGCGGATGCGGCGCGAGTCCGGTCCGCCGCACGACTACGACCCCGCGACCTTCGGCGAGGGCAACATCTACTACGGCCCCGCCCTGATGTGGCACGAGCTGCGCCAGCGGATCGGCGACGCGGAGTTCTGGCGGCTGGTCCGCGAGTGGCCGACGGTGCACCAGTACGCCAACGCCGACTACGACGACATCACCGGCTGGTGGTCCGAGCAGACCGGGCTGGACCTGACCTCGTTCTTCGACGCCTGGCTCAACGGCGCCACCACCCCGAAGCGCTCCTGA
- a CDS encoding RNA polymerase sigma factor, which translates to MTGDTYAEATTPDGIDALARRAQDGDRDALELLLGAIRPRALNVCRGVLPYTPDAEDACQEALLNIANKIGSWGGRGRFTTWMHVVAVNSARTTYRRMKNQAVPADPQATGSHERPDPRTTSVIAGTRLDLLEAMESIERDHPQFVEPLLLRDVYGMSYEEIAEQVGAPLGTIKAQIHHGRKLARPLLRGSE; encoded by the coding sequence ATGACCGGGGACACGTACGCCGAGGCCACGACGCCCGACGGGATCGACGCGTTGGCGCGGCGGGCCCAGGACGGCGACCGCGACGCGCTCGAGCTGCTGCTCGGCGCGATCCGGCCGCGGGCCCTCAACGTCTGCCGCGGGGTGCTGCCCTACACGCCCGACGCCGAGGACGCCTGCCAGGAGGCGCTGCTCAACATCGCCAACAAGATCGGCTCGTGGGGCGGTCGCGGCCGCTTCACCACCTGGATGCACGTCGTCGCGGTCAACAGCGCGCGGACGACGTACCGCCGGATGAAGAACCAGGCCGTCCCCGCCGACCCGCAGGCCACCGGCTCGCACGAGCGGCCCGACCCGCGCACGACCAGCGTCATCGCCGGCACCCGCCTCGACCTGCTCGAGGCGATGGAGAGCATCGAGCGCGACCATCCGCAGTTCGTCGAGCCGCTGCTGCTGCGCGACGTCTACGGCATGTCCTACGAGGAGATCGCCGAGCAGGTGGGCGCGCCGCTCGGCACGATCAAGGCGCAGATCCACCACGGCCGCAAGCTCGCCCGGCCGCTGCTGCGGGGCTCCGAGTGA
- a CDS encoding ABC transporter permease subunit gives MSTLVSPVAAEPRTGTAAPAVVRRPIPLSRIVAVEARKSFDTRSGFWLLASIGITALLATGAVLLWAPRDQLTFDSFAAAIGVPMSILLPIVAILSVTSEWSQRSGLTTFTLVPHRGRTVLAKGIVAVAIGVVSMVVAMAIGALGNIAGSAIAGVPTVWDDSVVVLLHIVLANVLGLLVGFMLGVVIRNSPGAIVAYFVYSFVVPTLAMVLANSQAWFRDLQPWVDFNFTQTALFDGSLTGEQWAHLGVTGVLWLLAPLTVGVWMLLRSEVK, from the coding sequence ATGAGCACCCTGGTCAGTCCGGTCGCGGCCGAGCCCCGCACGGGCACCGCCGCGCCCGCCGTCGTACGACGCCCCATCCCGCTGTCGCGGATCGTCGCCGTCGAGGCTCGCAAGAGCTTCGACACCCGGTCGGGCTTCTGGCTGCTCGCGAGCATCGGCATCACCGCGCTGCTCGCGACCGGCGCCGTGCTCCTCTGGGCCCCTCGCGACCAGCTCACCTTCGACTCGTTCGCCGCCGCCATCGGCGTCCCCATGTCGATCCTGCTGCCGATCGTCGCGATCCTGTCGGTCACGAGCGAGTGGAGCCAGCGCAGCGGGCTGACGACGTTCACGCTCGTGCCGCACCGCGGCCGGACCGTGCTCGCCAAGGGCATCGTCGCCGTCGCCATCGGGGTCGTCTCGATGGTCGTCGCGATGGCGATCGGGGCGCTCGGCAACATCGCCGGCAGCGCGATCGCCGGGGTTCCGACGGTCTGGGACGACAGCGTCGTGGTGCTCCTGCACATTGTGCTCGCGAACGTGCTCGGCCTGCTGGTCGGCTTCATGCTCGGCGTGGTGATCCGCAACAGCCCCGGCGCGATCGTGGCCTACTTCGTCTACTCGTTCGTGGTCCCGACCCTGGCGATGGTGCTGGCGAACAGCCAGGCGTGGTTCCGCGACCTGCAGCCGTGGGTGGACTTCAACTTCACGCAGACCGCGCTGTTCGACGGGTCCCTGACCGGGGAGCAGTGGGCCCACCTCGGCGTCACCGGGGTGCTGTGGCTGCTCGCGCCGCTCACGGTCGGCGTGTGGATGCTGCTCCGCTCCGAGGTGAAGTAG
- a CDS encoding ABC transporter ATP-binding protein, with the protein MITVDSLTRTYGAFTAVDDITFTAEAGRVTGFLGPNGAGKSTTMRIMVGLTPATSGRVEINGQRFADLPNPGLDVGVLLDASAQHAGRTGREILTVAQRMMGLPARRVDEILDLVSLTETEANRRVRHYSLGMRQRLGIATALLGDPGVLILDEPANGLDPAGIRWMRDLLRGYADGGGTVLLSSHLLHEIEVIADDLVVIGQGRIVAQGTKAELLRSAGTVVRTADVPALATALTAAGLGFVPSTATGGTDALRVDADPAAVGVVAQRAGLALAELRAAEGAGLEEMFLELTADTQREGAAA; encoded by the coding sequence ATGATCACGGTCGACTCACTCACCAGGACGTACGGCGCCTTCACCGCCGTCGACGACATCACCTTCACGGCCGAGGCGGGTCGCGTGACCGGCTTCCTCGGTCCCAACGGCGCCGGCAAGTCCACGACGATGCGGATCATGGTCGGCCTCACGCCGGCCACCTCCGGCCGCGTCGAGATCAACGGGCAGCGGTTCGCCGACCTCCCCAACCCGGGCCTCGACGTCGGCGTCCTCCTCGACGCCTCCGCCCAGCACGCGGGCCGCACCGGTCGCGAGATCCTCACCGTCGCGCAGCGGATGATGGGCCTCCCGGCCCGCCGCGTCGACGAGATCCTCGACCTGGTGAGCCTCACCGAGACCGAGGCGAACCGCCGGGTCCGGCACTACTCGCTCGGCATGCGCCAGCGGCTCGGCATCGCCACCGCCCTGCTCGGCGACCCCGGCGTGCTGATCCTCGACGAGCCCGCCAACGGGCTCGACCCGGCCGGTATCCGCTGGATGCGCGACCTGCTGCGGGGGTACGCCGACGGCGGCGGCACCGTGCTGCTCTCCAGCCACCTCCTGCACGAGATCGAGGTCATCGCCGACGACCTCGTCGTCATCGGCCAGGGCCGGATCGTCGCCCAGGGCACCAAGGCCGAGCTCCTGCGCTCCGCCGGCACCGTCGTCCGCACCGCCGACGTCCCGGCGCTGGCCACGGCCCTGACCGCGGCCGGGCTCGGCTTCGTCCCCAGCACCGCCACCGGCGGCACCGACGCCCTGCGCGTCGACGCCGACCCCGCCGCCGTCGGGGTGGTCGCCCAACGCGCGGGTCTGGCGCTCGCCGAGCTCCGCGCCGCCGAGGGCGCCGGGCTCGAGGAGATGTTCCTCGAGCTCACCGCCGACACCCAACGAGAAGGAGCAGCAGCATGA
- a CDS encoding serine/threonine-protein kinase → MSMPARLGRYAVRRRIGSGGFATVWLAYDEQLDSPVAVKVLADNWTEDHHVRQRFLEEGRYLRKVESPHVVSVYDAGELEDGRPYLVMSYADQGTLADRLEVEGLTPAQAMEVVRQVGAGLHALHQRGILHRDVKPANVLFRTVDGEVRAMVGDLGLGKALDMSSRLTMIAGTPSFVAPEQAQGEALDARADQYSLAALAFLLLAGRAPYAHASLAAAAEPGPPPSLSTDDRPFPREVEDVVRRGLAPGRDDRWPDVTAFVDALARSLGSGAQVPIAEPWMPVDPNLTQPGAAPSRRPASGDLGELGEPVPPAAAPRRRTGRVVVAALVGLAALAVGAGVGYAYEQRSETTATLTDADGNLTVTVPETWQRTVAPDGWKPPNDRGEFPALSVGTSADWTATDSSAQGVFLGILPGTELPQQVPQHPECGSAAEPVEDNLDGDAAVTVVYSSCPGGVTVERVVQVAVNRLLWVQVRSASRATANAVLDSVDTSGI, encoded by the coding sequence ATGTCCATGCCCGCCCGTCTCGGTCGCTACGCCGTGCGCCGACGCATCGGGTCGGGCGGTTTCGCCACCGTGTGGCTGGCCTACGACGAGCAGCTCGACTCGCCGGTCGCGGTCAAGGTGCTGGCGGACAACTGGACCGAGGACCACCACGTGCGGCAGCGGTTCCTCGAGGAGGGCCGCTACCTGCGCAAGGTCGAGTCGCCGCACGTCGTGTCGGTCTACGACGCGGGCGAGCTCGAGGACGGCCGGCCCTACCTCGTCATGTCGTACGCCGACCAGGGCACCCTCGCGGACCGCCTCGAGGTCGAGGGGCTGACCCCGGCTCAGGCGATGGAGGTCGTGCGCCAGGTGGGCGCCGGGCTCCACGCACTGCACCAGCGCGGCATCCTGCACCGGGACGTGAAGCCCGCCAACGTCCTCTTCCGCACCGTGGACGGCGAGGTGCGGGCGATGGTCGGCGACCTCGGCCTCGGCAAGGCCCTGGACATGTCGTCGCGGCTGACGATGATCGCGGGCACCCCGTCGTTCGTCGCGCCCGAGCAGGCGCAGGGCGAGGCCCTCGACGCGCGCGCCGACCAGTACTCCCTGGCCGCCCTGGCCTTCCTGCTGCTGGCCGGCCGGGCGCCGTACGCCCACGCCTCGCTGGCCGCGGCCGCCGAGCCCGGCCCGCCGCCGTCGCTGTCGACGGACGACCGGCCGTTCCCGCGCGAGGTGGAGGACGTCGTACGCCGTGGCCTCGCGCCCGGGCGCGACGACCGCTGGCCGGACGTGACGGCGTTCGTCGACGCGCTCGCGCGCTCGCTCGGGTCCGGCGCCCAGGTGCCGATCGCGGAGCCGTGGATGCCGGTCGACCCGAACCTCACCCAGCCCGGCGCCGCGCCGTCGCGTCGTCCTGCCTCGGGCGACCTCGGCGAGCTCGGCGAGCCGGTGCCGCCGGCCGCGGCCCCCCGGCGCCGGACGGGACGCGTCGTCGTCGCGGCGCTCGTCGGCCTGGCGGCCCTGGCGGTGGGGGCGGGGGTCGGCTACGCCTACGAGCAGCGCTCCGAGACCACCGCGACCCTCACCGACGCCGACGGGAACCTCACCGTCACCGTGCCCGAGACGTGGCAGCGGACGGTCGCGCCGGACGGGTGGAAGCCGCCGAACGACCGCGGCGAGTTCCCCGCGCTGTCGGTCGGCACGTCGGCCGACTGGACCGCGACGGACTCCAGCGCGCAGGGCGTCTTCCTCGGCATCCTGCCCGGCACCGAGCTGCCGCAGCAGGTCCCGCAGCACCCCGAGTGCGGGAGCGCCGCCGAGCCGGTCGAGGACAACCTCGACGGCGACGCGGCCGTGACCGTCGTCTACTCCTCGTGCCCCGGCGGCGTCACCGTCGAGCGGGTCGTGCAGGTGGCCGTGAACCGGCTGCTGTGGGTGCAGGTGCGCAGCGCGTCGCGCGCCACGGCCAACGCCGTCCTGGACTCGGTGGACACGTCCGGGATCTGA